In Anaerostipes hadrus ATCC 29173 = JCM 17467, a single genomic region encodes these proteins:
- a CDS encoding ribonuclease Z — protein MLDVCLLGTGGMMPLPYRKLTACMTRFNGHSLLIDCGEGTQVGIKERGWSVKPLDAICFTHFHADHISGLPGLLLTLGNAERTEPLLIIGPKGVERVVNSLRVIAPELPFPIEFYELNEKEHVIEMDGYKIEAFYVKHNVPCYGYNMIIPRAGKFDPVKAKENDIPMKYWNRLQKGETVTSEDGRVLTSDMILGSPRSGIKLTYCTDTRPVQTISEHAKNADLFICEGMYGEEGKEKKAREYKHMTFYEAAHLAKEADVKQMWLTHYSPSLVRAEEFMGKVKSIFPRAKAGKDGKTITLDFQEE, from the coding sequence ATGTTAGATGTATGTTTACTTGGAACCGGTGGAATGATGCCGCTTCCATATAGAAAGTTGACCGCATGTATGACAAGATTCAACGGGCATAGTCTGTTGATCGACTGCGGGGAGGGAACACAGGTAGGAATTAAAGAGAGGGGCTGGAGTGTTAAACCATTAGATGCGATCTGTTTTACACATTTTCATGCAGATCATATCAGTGGACTTCCAGGACTTCTTTTAACACTTGGAAATGCAGAACGAACAGAACCTCTTTTGATCATAGGACCAAAAGGCGTAGAAAGGGTTGTGAATTCACTGCGCGTGATCGCACCAGAACTTCCATTTCCAATCGAATTTTATGAATTAAATGAGAAAGAGCACGTTATTGAGATGGATGGCTATAAAATAGAAGCTTTCTATGTAAAACATAATGTGCCTTGTTATGGCTATAATATGATCATCCCAAGAGCTGGGAAGTTTGATCCTGTAAAGGCAAAGGAAAATGACATCCCAATGAAATACTGGAACAGGCTTCAAAAGGGAGAAACTGTGACAAGTGAAGATGGTCGTGTACTTACAAGTGATATGATCTTAGGAAGTCCTAGATCTGGAATTAAATTGACATATTGTACGGATACAAGACCAGTCCAGACAATTTCTGAACACGCAAAGAATGCAGATTTATTTATTTGTGAAGGAATGTATGGAGAAGAAGGAAAAGAAAAGAAAGCAAGAGAATATAAACACATGACATTTTACGAAGCTGCGCATCTTGCAAAAGAAGCAGATGTAAAACAGATGTGGTTAACTCATTATAGTCCGTCATTAGTCCGGGCAGAAGAATTTATGGGGAAAGTGAAGTCGATTTTCCCTAGAGCAAAAGCTGGAAAAGACGGTAAGACGATAACTTTAGATTTTCAGGAAGAATAG
- the rimI gene encoding ribosomal protein S18-alanine N-acetyltransferase: MDKSSITAREWHVRKALPEDLPMIAEIEKLSFHRPWSFDSIESFYYRKTSDIYVWRDRNRISGYIIAEHVLDQAELHRIAMIPFIRKMGIGTLLFHEFRRRYQEIGVDTIYLEVRESNEAAYQFYLKNGFEEYGRRAKYYKDPIEDAILMFCEISTDDQSFPLDSSETPVYNDERKEENEMKCNACGQLLNNKTDYIEVKKEWGYFSNKDTQIHEFKICERCYDRIVKQFEISPKVTEKSEILS; encoded by the coding sequence ATGGACAAAAGTAGTATAACAGCCAGAGAATGGCATGTGAGGAAAGCACTTCCAGAAGATCTTCCGATGATCGCAGAGATAGAAAAACTTTCTTTTCACAGACCATGGAGTTTCGATAGTATTGAGTCTTTCTATTATCGTAAAACTAGTGATATTTATGTATGGAGAGACAGAAATCGTATTAGTGGATATATAATTGCTGAGCATGTGTTAGATCAGGCAGAATTACATAGGATCGCAATGATTCCATTTATAAGGAAAATGGGAATTGGCACATTGTTGTTTCATGAGTTCAGACGAAGGTATCAGGAGATAGGGGTAGACACGATCTATTTGGAGGTCAGAGAATCAAACGAAGCAGCGTATCAGTTTTATTTAAAGAATGGATTTGAAGAATATGGACGCAGAGCAAAGTATTATAAGGATCCAATCGAGGATGCGATCTTAATGTTTTGTGAAATTTCAACAGATGACCAATCATTTCCACTGGATTCTTCAGAAACGCCCGTTTATAATGATGAGCGTAAGGAGGAGAATGAGATGAAATGTAATGCATGTGGACAGTTATTAAACAATAAAACAGATTATATAGAAGTTAAAAAAGAATGGGGGTATTTCTCAAACAAAGATACGCAGATTCATGAATTTAAGATTTGTGAGAGATGTTACGATCGTATCGTAAAACAATTTGAGATTTCTCCAAAGGTAACAGAGAAGAGTGAGATATTATCATAA
- the tsaB gene encoding tRNA (adenosine(37)-N6)-threonylcarbamoyltransferase complex dimerization subunit type 1 TsaB: MKLLVLDSSGLVASVALIEDDQLIAEYTTGNKLTHSQTLLPMLDEVIKRTSFEIEDIDAVAVAKGPGSFTGLRIGAATAKGLGLALDKPIIPVPTVDGLAYQLFGTSMIICPMMDARRKQVYTGFYRFEGSEMKVLKEQCAQSVEDTLIQLREYNEPVVFLGDGVPVYKEEILEKMGDLAIFAPAHANRQRAAAVGTLAQVYFAQGIYESADEFVPEYLRKSQAEREREERLHGQK, translated from the coding sequence ATGAAATTATTAGTACTGGACAGCTCTGGTCTGGTAGCTTCTGTGGCATTGATCGAAGATGATCAGTTGATCGCAGAGTATACGACTGGAAATAAATTAACACATTCTCAGACGTTACTTCCGATGTTAGATGAAGTAATCAAGAGAACATCCTTTGAGATAGAAGATATTGATGCGGTTGCGGTAGCAAAAGGACCAGGTTCTTTTACGGGACTTCGCATTGGTGCAGCAACAGCCAAAGGATTAGGGCTGGCACTGGATAAACCGATCATTCCTGTGCCAACTGTAGATGGGCTTGCATATCAGTTATTTGGAACGTCCATGATCATTTGTCCAATGATGGATGCCAGAAGAAAACAAGTGTATACAGGATTTTACCGATTTGAAGGCAGTGAAATGAAAGTCTTAAAGGAACAATGTGCCCAGAGTGTAGAAGATACTTTGATACAGTTGAGGGAATACAATGAACCAGTTGTATTCCTTGGGGATGGCGTACCAGTATATAAAGAAGAAATCTTAGAGAAGATGGGTGATCTGGCAATTTTTGCTCCAGCACATGCAAACCGCCAGAGAGCAGCAGCAGTCGGAACGTTAGCACAAGTATATTTTGCACAGGGAATTTATGAAAGTGCAGACGAATTTGTGCCAGAATATTTAAGAAAATCTCAGGCTGAACGAGAGAGAGAAGAGAGGCTTCATGGACAAAAGTAG
- the tsaE gene encoding tRNA (adenosine(37)-N6)-threonylcarbamoyltransferase complex ATPase subunit type 1 TsaE, with the protein MIVQSFCAEDTYEIGKKIGQEAQPGQVICLYGDLGVGKTVFTKGLADGLGITEPIQSPTFTIVREYEEGRLPLYHFDVYRIGDIEEMDEIGYEDYVYGEGVCLIEWANLIEEILPDHYQKITIRKDLEKGFDYREIEMEEQ; encoded by the coding sequence ATGATCGTACAAAGTTTTTGTGCAGAAGATACGTATGAGATCGGAAAGAAGATCGGACAGGAGGCACAGCCTGGACAGGTGATCTGTTTATATGGAGATCTTGGGGTTGGTAAGACTGTATTTACAAAAGGGTTGGCAGATGGACTTGGTATCACAGAACCAATTCAGAGTCCGACTTTTACGATCGTAAGAGAATATGAAGAGGGAAGGCTTCCACTATATCATTTTGATGTTTATCGTATTGGTGATATTGAAGAGATGGACGAGATCGGATATGAGGATTATGTTTATGGAGAAGGAGTCTGTCTGATCGAATGGGCAAATCTGATCGAGGAGATTCTGCCAGATCATTATCAAAAGATTACGATCCGTAAAGATTTAGAAAAAGGATTTGACTATCGAGAGATTGAAATGGAGGAACAATAG
- a CDS encoding YcxB family protein, giving the protein MKFHTQLKAKDIFKFSLAYTYSGVQAILTIFMLGVGAYMIVHGIGQPEGQTNIIFGVVVIALFVVINPLMIYVKAKKQAIENPVYKNPTYYTLRDDGIFVELGEESATIEWNRVYKITHFMGLTLLYTGKQQAFVFPDYELGDDREKMLDYMKEHIKEARKKAVQTQTDGGDISKYSKASTETEREETEVSESEVQENSEGEE; this is encoded by the coding sequence ATGAAATTTCATACACAATTAAAAGCGAAAGATATTTTTAAATTTTCATTAGCATACACGTATTCCGGAGTACAGGCGATTTTGACGATTTTTATGCTGGGAGTCGGAGCATATATGATCGTCCACGGAATCGGTCAGCCAGAAGGACAGACGAATATTATTTTTGGTGTAGTTGTTATTGCATTATTTGTTGTCATTAATCCACTGATGATATATGTAAAAGCAAAGAAACAGGCAATTGAGAATCCAGTATACAAGAATCCAACGTACTACACTTTACGAGATGATGGTATTTTTGTAGAGCTAGGAGAAGAAAGTGCGACGATTGAGTGGAACAGAGTTTATAAGATCACACATTTTATGGGGCTGACATTATTGTATACAGGAAAACAGCAGGCATTTGTGTTTCCAGATTATGAACTTGGTGATGACAGAGAAAAGATGTTAGATTATATGAAAGAACACATCAAAGAAGCAAGAAAGAAGGCTGTTCAGACACAGACAGATGGAGGAGATATTTCAAAATATTCCAAGGCATCTACAGAAACTGAGCGGGAAGAGACAGAAGTATCGGAATCAGAAGTTCAAGAGAATTCAGAAGGAGAAGAATAG
- a CDS encoding stage V sporulation T C-terminal domain-containing protein produces the protein MKATGIIRRIDDLGRIVIPKEIRKTMHIRESDPLEIFTERDGDIILKKYSPIGELGNSAQLYAESIATQIPHTICICDQDCVIAAAGPNAKKLIGKLLDEKAEEALIDRKHILMDREKEDFFPLILDFPEVFRYVCLSTIIAESEAVGFVCILSIEDKLDDQEFKIAKIASDFLGKQLET, from the coding sequence ATGAAAGCTACAGGTATTATACGAAGAATTGATGACCTTGGCCGGATCGTTATACCAAAAGAAATACGAAAAACCATGCATATCAGAGAAAGCGATCCTTTGGAGATATTTACAGAGAGGGACGGCGATATCATTTTAAAGAAATATTCCCCGATCGGTGAACTAGGAAACAGTGCGCAGCTATATGCAGAATCGATCGCTACTCAGATTCCACATACGATCTGTATTTGTGATCAAGACTGTGTGATCGCTGCTGCCGGACCAAATGCCAAAAAACTAATTGGAAAATTATTAGATGAAAAAGCTGAAGAAGCTTTGATAGATCGAAAACATATATTGATGGACCGTGAAAAAGAAGATTTCTTTCCTCTGATCTTGGACTTTCCAGAGGTATTTCGCTATGTGTGTCTTTCTACGATCATTGCAGAAAGTGAAGCCGTTGGATTTGTATGTATTCTTTCTATTGAAGATAAATTAGATGATCAGGAGTTTAAAATTGCCAAAATCGCTTCTGATTTTCTAGGAAAACAATTAGAAACATAA
- a CDS encoding PTS fructose-like transporter subunit IIB, translating into MKFLAVTACPSGVAHTYMAAEAIEKACRERGIEVKVETQGSIGIENEITADDVKDADIVILTKDMPIKNEEKFGDLPKARIAISDAVKKADAIVEKLEATLNAKNNR; encoded by the coding sequence ATGAAATTTTTAGCAGTAACAGCGTGTCCATCAGGAGTGGCACACACATATATGGCAGCAGAAGCAATTGAAAAAGCATGCAGAGAAAGAGGAATCGAAGTAAAAGTAGAAACTCAGGGATCTATCGGAATTGAAAACGAGATTACAGCAGATGATGTAAAAGATGCAGATATCGTTATCTTAACAAAAGATATGCCAATCAAAAATGAAGAAAAATTCGGAGATCTTCCAAAAGCAAGAATTGCAATCAGTGATGCAGTAAAAAAAGCAGATGCCATCGTAGAAAAACTAGAAGCAACTTTAAATGCCAAAAATAATAGATAA
- a CDS encoding PTS fructose transporter subunit EIIC, with protein MEKQENELIGILKNTRAHLMNGVSYMIPVVVGGGILCAISMMINGGSASVPDSGFAAQLWTIGASGLTLMVAVFSAFIAMSIADRPGFAPGLLGGYLSSQVGAGFLGGIVTGLVAGIVCYYLKKLPLPKSVQSLKSIIIIPILGLLVTGGLMVCVLGGPLAAVNTGLTTWLTHMSDGSKVVLGIIVGCMIAFDLGGPVNKVAYSMMAVAIGAGAYDYAAAAAIAIAIPPMGSGLSSLLLKKKFTEEERGAGVSSIILGCVGITEGAISYAAADPLHMIPINMISSAVAATISYLVGAGCAASWGGLIVLPVCTNRIGYVLAIAAGVAVHVVLCKLLKKDVSETEQPSESDDDDVEIDLEF; from the coding sequence ATGGAAAAACAAGAAAATGAATTAATTGGAATCTTGAAAAATACAAGAGCACATTTGATGAATGGTGTATCTTATATGATTCCAGTTGTAGTAGGTGGAGGAATTCTTTGCGCAATCTCTATGATGATCAATGGAGGATCAGCATCCGTTCCAGATTCAGGATTTGCAGCACAGTTATGGACGATCGGTGCTTCTGGATTAACATTAATGGTAGCAGTATTCTCAGCATTCATCGCAATGTCAATCGCAGACAGACCTGGATTTGCACCTGGTTTATTAGGCGGTTACTTATCATCACAGGTTGGAGCTGGTTTCCTTGGAGGTATCGTAACAGGTCTTGTAGCAGGTATCGTATGTTACTACTTAAAGAAATTACCATTACCTAAATCTGTACAGTCATTAAAATCTATCATCATCATTCCGATTCTTGGATTACTTGTTACAGGTGGATTGATGGTATGTGTACTTGGAGGTCCTTTAGCAGCAGTTAATACAGGATTAACAACCTGGTTAACACATATGAGTGATGGATCAAAAGTAGTATTAGGTATCATCGTTGGATGTATGATCGCATTTGACCTTGGAGGTCCAGTAAATAAAGTAGCATATAGTATGATGGCAGTAGCAATCGGAGCTGGAGCTTATGATTATGCAGCAGCCGCAGCGATCGCAATTGCAATCCCACCAATGGGATCAGGATTATCTTCTCTATTATTAAAGAAGAAATTCACAGAAGAAGAAAGAGGAGCTGGAGTTTCATCTATCATCTTAGGATGTGTTGGAATTACAGAAGGAGCAATCTCTTACGCAGCCGCTGACCCATTACATATGATTCCGATCAACATGATCAGTTCAGCAGTTGCAGCAACAATTTCTTACTTGGTAGGTGCAGGATGTGCAGCTTCATGGGGAGGATTGATCGTATTACCAGTATGTACAAATCGTATTGGATATGTATTAGCAATAGCAGCAGGTGTTGCAGTTCATGTCGTATTATGTAAATTATTAAAGAAAGATGTTTCAGAAACAGAGCAGCCATCAGAAAGTGATGACGACGATGTAGAAATCGATCTTGAATTTTAA
- a CDS encoding PTS sugar transporter subunit IIA, which produces MSKELIANDIILFDLEAETKQEIIEKLTDAMDKDGRLEDKDKYMADVLAREESSSTAIGFETATPHAKSTSVKEPSLAFARLKHPIKWDDEEVSMIFQIAVPSPGQGDRHLEILSKLFRNLVYDSFRDQMLQATTKEEIVDILKEF; this is translated from the coding sequence ATGAGTAAAGAACTAATCGCAAATGACATCATTTTATTTGATCTAGAAGCAGAAACAAAACAGGAAATTATTGAGAAACTTACTGATGCAATGGATAAGGATGGAAGACTTGAAGATAAAGACAAATATATGGCAGACGTTCTTGCAAGAGAAGAATCTTCATCAACAGCGATCGGATTTGAAACAGCAACACCACATGCAAAATCAACAAGTGTAAAAGAACCATCTTTAGCATTTGCCAGATTAAAACATCCAATCAAATGGGATGATGAAGAAGTTAGTATGATCTTCCAGATTGCAGTACCATCTCCAGGACAGGGAGACAGACATTTGGAGATCTTATCAAAATTGTTCAGAAATCTTGTCTATGATTCATTCAGAGATCAGATGTTACAGGCAACAACAAAAGAAGAAATTGTTGATATTTTAAAAGAGTTTTAA
- a CDS encoding fructose-6-phosphate aldolase encodes MKFIIDDANVEAIKNLYEFFPVEGVTTNPSILAKAKKHPYEVLGEIREIIGADADLHVQVVSKKAEDMVREAKVICEKLGQNTYVKVPTTREGLKAMKALSKEGIKITATAIYTPMQAYLAGKAGADYAAPYVNRIDNLGANGVEAAKKIHDIFKNNGLKTEVLAASFKNSQQVLELCEYGIGAATIAPDVIEGLIKNASVTSAVEAFTSDFEGLCGKGKTMENC; translated from the coding sequence ATGAAATTTATTATCGATGATGCAAATGTAGAAGCAATCAAAAACTTATACGAATTCTTCCCAGTAGAAGGGGTAACAACAAATCCTTCAATCTTAGCAAAAGCAAAAAAGCATCCATATGAAGTATTAGGAGAGATCAGAGAGATTATCGGAGCAGATGCAGATCTTCACGTGCAGGTTGTATCTAAAAAAGCAGAAGATATGGTTCGTGAAGCAAAGGTAATCTGCGAAAAATTAGGACAGAATACATATGTAAAAGTTCCAACAACAAGAGAAGGCTTAAAAGCTATGAAAGCTTTATCAAAAGAAGGAATTAAAATTACAGCAACAGCAATTTACACACCAATGCAGGCATATCTTGCAGGAAAAGCAGGAGCAGATTATGCAGCACCATATGTAAACAGAATTGATAACTTAGGAGCAAATGGTGTCGAAGCAGCAAAGAAAATCCATGATATCTTCAAAAATAATGGATTAAAGACAGAAGTACTTGCAGCAAGCTTCAAAAACTCTCAGCAGGTATTAGAATTATGTGAATACGGAATCGGTGCAGCCACAATCGCTCCAGATGTTATCGAAGGATTGATCAAGAATGCATCTGTAACAAGCGCGGTTGAAGCATTTACAAGTGATTTTGAAGGTCTATGCGGTAAAGGAAAGACAATGGAAAACTGCTAA
- a CDS encoding glycyl-radical enzyme activating protein, translated as MEIFKMTGKVFDIRRFSTHDGDGIRTTVFLKGCPLKCVWCQNPEGISIRKRPIYFENRCIHCKTCIAKSKNQGVTMENDQIHIHPNRNENWNTIIDWCPTGAIAMDSREMSVEMVMEEIRKDKSFYRYGNGGVTISGGEPLLQWKFTKELLKACKKEGIHTAIETSLYADQEVIKEILPYLDRIFADFKLVTEKDHMHYTGVSNQKIKDNIRYLLETSNRDKVIIRTPMIPGMTATKDNIKGIAKYLNGIYQYVSYEILNYNPLAEAKYHLVDREYCFEENPKLYTKEQMQEFKSWAVEGGLENIIIES; from the coding sequence ATGGAGATATTTAAGATGACAGGAAAAGTATTTGATATTCGCAGATTTTCAACGCATGATGGAGACGGAATCCGTACCACAGTATTTTTAAAAGGATGTCCGTTAAAATGTGTCTGGTGTCAGAATCCAGAAGGAATTTCAATCCGCAAAAGACCAATTTATTTTGAAAACCGCTGCATACATTGTAAGACGTGTATTGCAAAATCAAAAAATCAGGGCGTTACGATGGAAAATGACCAGATACACATTCATCCAAACAGAAATGAAAACTGGAATACCATCATTGATTGGTGTCCAACGGGAGCAATTGCCATGGATTCCAGAGAGATGAGCGTAGAAATGGTTATGGAAGAGATCCGTAAAGATAAATCATTCTATCGTTATGGAAATGGAGGGGTTACGATCTCAGGAGGGGAACCGTTATTACAGTGGAAGTTTACAAAAGAGCTGTTAAAAGCATGCAAAAAAGAAGGAATCCATACCGCGATCGAGACATCCTTATATGCAGATCAGGAAGTGATCAAAGAGATCCTTCCATATTTAGACCGGATTTTTGCAGACTTTAAATTAGTAACAGAGAAAGATCATATGCATTACACTGGAGTTTCAAATCAAAAGATCAAGGATAATATCAGATACTTATTAGAGACATCAAATAGAGACAAGGTCATCATAAGAACACCGATGATTCCAGGAATGACCGCAACAAAAGATAACATCAAGGGAATTGCAAAATATTTAAATGGGATCTATCAGTATGTTTCCTATGAGATCTTAAACTACAATCCACTGGCAGAAGCAAAATATCACTTGGTAGATAGAGAATATTGTTTTGAAGAAAATCCAAAACTATACACAAAAGAACAGATGCAGGAATTTAAAAGCTGGGCAGTCGAAGGTGGATTAGAAAATATTATTATTGAATCATAA
- a CDS encoding glycyl radical protein codes for MDGLYQTQRIKDLKDKMLSEPRYASIEQALIITKTYQENEDDPKIIQRAKSLKAALEQMEIRVEPEELIVGNRTAGVRYGVVFPESGSTWVDKEFETLPTRPQDRFNVHQEDIETFRKVIKPYWEGKSLEDVLNQRYGKEINEIAKVVKINQKDHAQGHICPDCVKWLKMGPQGLLDQAEEKLKICKEGQKDFYESVKIVMEGAKHFMVRYHDLIMDMAENELDETRKQTMIKVAQNCKNISERPVQTFHEAVQSTWFLFVILQMESNASSFSPGRLDRHLEAYYEKDIKEGNLDKQQALEIIECLWLKFNEIVYMRNSHGAKYFAGFPIGFNIAIGGQDENGNDTYNDLSFLFLEAQKHLGLPQPNLSVRLHEGTSDELLKEAVRVVAKGSGMPQFFNDKAVIPSIQELGIEEKDARDYAIVGCVELTTQGNNLGWSDSAMFNLNKALEVALTGGICLLTGEKIAPDYGNLETYETFEELEAAFKKQIDYFMDKMLLACEEVEKAHIDLLPSPFLSASIENCMENGMDVTAGGAKYNLSGIQMIQVANLADSLVAIKQLVYDEKKCTQKEMLDALKNNFEGYEILRAMCVNKVPKYGNDIDEVDKQGTKWADYFKNRLRTFKNYRKGPYHTGMYTVSAHVPMGENVGATPDGRYAKEPLADGGMSPVYGRDIKGPTAVLKSVSKLDKTLTTNGGLLNMKFLPEFFKTETGIDKFANFLRTFVDLEIPHIQFNVVRKEDLLAAKKNPEQYRGLTVRVAGYTAYFTELADELQNEIIARTSYGDI; via the coding sequence ATGGATGGATTATATCAGACACAGCGAATCAAAGATTTAAAAGATAAAATGTTATCAGAGCCAAGATACGCATCAATTGAGCAGGCACTGATCATTACAAAAACATATCAGGAGAATGAAGATGATCCAAAGATCATACAGAGAGCAAAATCATTAAAAGCAGCCTTAGAGCAGATGGAGATTCGTGTAGAACCTGAAGAACTGATCGTTGGAAATCGTACAGCCGGAGTTCGTTATGGAGTTGTATTTCCAGAGAGTGGTAGCACATGGGTAGATAAAGAATTTGAAACACTCCCAACAAGACCACAGGACCGTTTCAATGTACATCAAGAAGATATTGAGACATTCCGTAAGGTCATCAAACCATACTGGGAAGGAAAATCCTTAGAAGATGTCCTGAATCAGAGATATGGAAAAGAGATCAACGAGATCGCCAAAGTTGTAAAGATCAACCAGAAAGACCACGCACAAGGACATATCTGTCCAGATTGTGTCAAATGGTTGAAGATGGGACCGCAGGGACTACTTGATCAAGCAGAAGAAAAACTAAAGATATGTAAAGAAGGACAGAAAGACTTCTATGAAAGTGTTAAGATCGTCATGGAAGGAGCGAAACACTTTATGGTCCGTTATCATGACCTGATCATGGACATGGCAGAAAATGAATTAGATGAAACAAGAAAACAAACCATGATCAAAGTAGCTCAAAACTGTAAGAATATTTCTGAACGTCCAGTACAGACATTTCATGAAGCAGTACAGTCTACATGGTTCTTGTTTGTAATTTTACAGATGGAATCCAATGCATCTTCATTTTCACCAGGAAGATTAGACAGACATTTAGAAGCTTATTATGAAAAAGATATCAAAGAAGGAAACTTAGATAAACAGCAGGCGTTAGAGATCATCGAATGTTTATGGTTGAAATTTAATGAGATCGTATATATGAGAAACTCTCACGGAGCAAAATATTTTGCAGGATTCCCGATTGGATTTAATATTGCGATCGGCGGTCAGGATGAGAATGGAAATGATACATATAATGATTTATCATTCTTGTTCTTAGAAGCTCAGAAACATTTAGGACTTCCACAACCAAACCTTTCCGTAAGACTTCACGAAGGAACGTCGGACGAATTATTAAAAGAAGCAGTCAGAGTCGTAGCCAAAGGAAGCGGAATGCCACAGTTCTTCAATGACAAGGCAGTCATTCCATCCATTCAGGAATTAGGAATCGAAGAAAAAGATGCAAGAGATTATGCGATCGTTGGATGCGTGGAATTAACAACGCAGGGAAATAACCTTGGATGGAGTGATTCTGCAATGTTTAACTTAAATAAAGCATTAGAAGTGGCATTGACAGGAGGAATCTGTCTCTTAACCGGAGAAAAGATCGCACCAGATTATGGAAACCTTGAAACGTACGAGACATTTGAAGAGTTGGAAGCAGCATTCAAGAAACAAATTGATTATTTCATGGATAAGATGCTTCTTGCATGCGAAGAAGTAGAGAAAGCTCATATTGATCTTTTGCCATCTCCATTCTTATCAGCATCCATTGAAAACTGTATGGAAAATGGAATGGATGTCACAGCAGGCGGTGCAAAATACAATTTATCCGGAATTCAGATGATTCAGGTTGCAAATCTTGCAGACAGTCTTGTCGCAATCAAGCAGCTGGTGTATGATGAAAAAAAGTGCACACAAAAAGAAATGCTTGATGCATTAAAGAACAATTTTGAAGGATATGAAATCTTAAGAGCAATGTGCGTTAATAAGGTTCCGAAGTACGGAAATGACATCGATGAAGTTGACAAACAGGGAACAAAATGGGCAGATTACTTCAAGAATCGATTAAGAACATTTAAAAACTATCGAAAAGGTCCATATCATACAGGAATGTATACCGTATCAGCCCATGTGCCAATGGGTGAAAATGTAGGCGCAACTCCAGATGGAAGATATGCGAAGGAACCATTAGCAGATGGAGGAATGTCACCTGTTTACGGAAGAGATATCAAAGGACCAACAGCCGTATTAAAATCCGTATCCAAACTAGATAAGACACTTACAACCAATGGCGGATTATTAAATATGAAATTCCTTCCTGAATTTTTCAAGACAGAGACAGGAATTGATAAGTTTGCAAATTTCTTAAGAACATTTGTAGATCTTGAGATTCCACATATCCAGTTTAACGTAGTAAGAAAAGAAGACTTGCTCGCAGCAAAGAAGAATCCAGAGCAATACCGCGGATTGACCGTCAGAGTTGCGGGTTACACAGCCTACTTTACAGAGCTTGCTGATGAACTGCAAAATGAGATCATCGCAAGAACAAGTTATGGAGATATTTAA